CGACGCCCCGCACGCCGTCGAGGTCGTAACGATAGAACCCCTCGGACCCTGCGGCGGGCGCCGCGATTGCGCCCGGGTTCGCCGTGGCGGCCGGTCGCGGAGGCGGTGACGAGGTTTGCATGGTCACCGTTAATTTACCCAAAACCGCCACTTGTTCCTGCGCGCTCGCCTTCCGGCGATGCTGCTCAGCGGAGCAAGTGGCGGTGCGGGAAGGCCGCGAAACCTACCGCGTGGCACCCGGAGGCGCCGGCTGCAACAGCGCCTGCAGGTTCGGCAGTTGCGGCATGGGGGCCGGCTGCGCCGGAGCCAGCTGCTGCACTGGCGCTTGCTGGGCCGGCAGTTGCTGCGGCGGGGTCTGCTGCAGGGGGGTTTGCTGCGTGGGCAGCTGCAGCGGGGCCTGTTGCGTCGGCGGTTGCTGCAGCGGGGCTTGCTGCGCGGGCGTCTGGCCCGGGACCTGTTGTACCGGTGCCTGTTGCAGCGGGGCTTGCTGCGCGGGCGTCTGGCCCGGGACCTGTTGTACCGGTGCCTGTTGCAGCGGGGCTTGCTGCGCGGGTGTCTGGCCGGGGACCTGTTGTACCGGTGCTTGTTGCAGCGGGGCTTGCTGCGCGGGTGTCTGGCCCGGGACCTGTTGGCCCGGGACCTGCTGCACCGGTGCCTGCTGCAGCGGCGTCTGGGCGCCGAGAACCCGGACCAGGTACGGCGTCATACCGTTGGCGCGCACCGGCGACACCTGGACGACGTCGCCCACCTCGAGCATCTGGTTGTTGCCGAGGTACATCGCGACGCTTTGCGTGCCTTCGGGACCGTAGAAGATCAGGTCGCCCTTCTGCGCTTGCTGGGGCGGGATCTTCTGGCCGACCCGGTAGATCGCGCCCGACGAACGCGGCAGCTTGATCCCGGCGCCGGCGTAGGCGTACTGCATCAGGCCCGAGGCGTCGTAGCCGATGGTGTTGATGCCGGGGCCGGTGCCGCGCGTGGGGCCGTTGATACCGCCGCCGGCCCACGAGAACGGCACGCCGCGCTGCGACAGACCGCGCATGACGACGATGTCGGTGGCCTGCTGGTAGTCCGTCGACCGGACGCCGGGGTCGGCGGCGGCGATTGCCGTGCCGGCCGCCAGCGGGGCCGCCAGTATGGCGAGGCCGATGGCTAACGAGTAGATGCGCTTCATTGGAGTTCCAGCCTTCCTGAACTCTGTCGGGTTGACTCGCGACGACCCCCGGAGTGGGGATCGAATGCCGCCTCCTTGCGGGAGCGTGAATCACTCGGTTCACCCGTTGAGTCACACCAGTCACTACAGACACTTTTACAACAGAAGATGCACCGCGAATACCGTTGCTGAGCTACCCGAATGATTCTTTTTCGGACCGTGACCGGACGGTGACTGCCGAGCCCAAATCTTTATCCGCAGTTGTGATTTCGGTCTCACACCGCGTCGCGGTCGCGTTGTTCGCCCGGTGCGCTGCGGCGGGTGAATCAGTGCCAGTAGCGCGCGCTGAAGACCGTGAGCGAATCGCCGACGACGGAACTGACCATGATGATCGCGAGGGACAGCACCGGCCAGAAGGACATGTACCAGCCCTTCAGCAGGGAGACGAACGGGCCGATCCCCGCCGCCGCGATCGCCGCACCGATCCCGCCCCAGACGATCGGGTAGATGTACATGTCGACCTGGAAGGGCACCAGTCCGCACGTTTCGTCCGTGCACACCTCGCCGAGGAAGCCGTAGAGCCTCGTCGGCCACGTCGTCGCCGTGGCCAGCACGACGAGCAGCGTCACCAGCGTGATGGTGGCGATCAAGTCCCACGGGGCCACCTTGAGGCGAAGGACGTGTGACTTCTCGTTGCCAGAGTCGTTGGCGCCGTAGGGCATCGGTTGAAATTCGGCCGGCTCGCCGGACTCCTGGGGCGCCGGCGGGGAGCCGGCGCGGTCGCCACGGTGCGGGTCCTCGAACGGGTACGGCAGCGCCATGCCGATAGATGCTTCCCGATGGTCGGCTTTTATGCGAACCGGCTGCTTTACGCTCGGTTTCTATGCCTGCGGCGAGATCCGGGTTGACCCCCGAGCAAATCAGCGCGATCGACGCCGCGCACCTGTGGCATCCCTACAGCACAATCGGCGGTGAAGCCGTCGCGCCGGTCGTGGCCGTCGGCGCGCACGGCGCCTGGTTGACGCTGATCAGAGACGGCAGGTCGGTCGAGGTGCTGGACGCGATGAGCTCCTGGTGGACCGCGATCCACGGTCACGGCCACCCGGTGTTGGACGCGGCGCTGGCAGCGCAGCTGAGCTCGATGAATCACGTCATGTTCGGTGGCCTGACCCACGAGCCGGCGGCCCGGCTCGCCCAGCTGCTGGTCGAGATCACCCCGGCCGGCCTGGAGACGGTGTTCTTCAGCGATTCCGGGTCGGTGTCGGTGGAGGTCGCGGTCAAAATGGCGCTGCAGTACTGGCGAAGCCGCGGGCAACCCGGCAAGCACCGGCTGATGACCTGGCGGGGCGGCTACCACGGCGACACCTTCACGCCGATGAGCGTCTGCGACCCCGACGGCGGGATGCACTCGTTGTGGACCGACATCCTGGCCGCCCAGGTGTTCGCGCCGCAGGTGCCCCGCGAGTACGACGCGGGGTACAGCGCGGCGTTCGAGGAGCAGCTGGCCGGGCACGCGACCGAACTGGCGGCTGTCGTCGTCGAGCCCGTCGTGCAGGGTGCCGGCGGCATGCGCTTTCACGATCCCGATTACCTGCGCGACCTGCGCGACATCTGCCGCCGCCACCAGGTGCTGCTGATTTTCGACGAGATCGCCACCGGATTCGGGCGCACCGGCGAGCTGTTCGCCGCCGACCATGCCGGCGTCAGCCCGGACATCATGTGCGTCGGCAAGGCGCTGACCGGGGGATACCTCAGCCTGGCCGCGACGCTGTGCACCACCGACATCGCGCACACGATCAGCTCCGGCGAGGCGGGCGCGCTGATGCACGGCCCCACGTTCATGGCCAACCCGCTGGCCTGTGCGGTGTCGGTGGCCAGCGTCGAGGTGCTGCTGGGCCAGGACTGGCGCGCGCGGGTCGCCGACATCGCGACCGGGCTGGTGGCGGGACTCGAGCCGGCCCGGGCCTTGCCCGGTGTCACCGACGTACGGGTATGCGGCGCCATCGGCGTCATCGAATGCGCCGGGCCGGTCGACCTGGCCGTTGCCACCCCCGCGGCGCTCGACCACGGCATCTGGCTACGCCCGTTTCGCAACCTCGTCTACGCGATGCCGCCCTACATCTGCGGGCCCGGCGAGATCGCGCAGATCACCTCGGCGATGGTCGAGGTCAGCCGGATCGCCGCCTCTCGTAGTCTTTAGGGCTATGAAGGCCAGTCAGCAGGCACCGATCCAGGTTTCCCCGCTGGCCTGGCTGGAGGCAGTAGAGCAGCAGCGCCGGCAGGCCGGCTTGCGTCGCTCGCTGCGGCCGCGCCCGGCGGTCGCCACCGAGCTGGACCTGGCGTCCAACGACTATCTCGGTCTGTCCCAGCATCCCGATGTCATCGACGGAGGCGTTGCGGCGCTGCGCATTTGGGGTGCCGGTGCCACCGGCTCCCGGCTGGTCACCGGCGACACCGAACTGCATCAGCAATTCGAAGCCGAGCTCGCCGACTATGTCGGGGCCGCCGCGGGATTGCTGTTCTCCTCGGGATACACCGCCAATTTGGGCACCGTCGTCGGACTCTCGGGCCCGGGTTCGCTGCTGGTTTCCGACGCCCATTCGCACGCCTCGCTGGTGGACGCCTGCCGGCTGTCGCGGGCGCGGGTGGTGGTGACGCCGCACCGCGACGTCGACGCCGTCGATGCGTCGCTGCGCGCCCGCGACGAGGAGCGGGCCGTCGTGGTCACCGACTCGGTGTTCAGTGCGGACGGCGCGCTGGCCCCGCTGCGCGAGCTGCACGACGTCTGTCGCCGGCACCGGGCGCTGCTCATCGTCGACGAGGCCCACGGGCTGGGTGTCCGCGGCGGCGGCCGTGGCCTGCTGTACGAGCTTGGGATGGCCGGTGCGCCCGATGTGGTGATGACGACCACACTGTCCAAGGCGCTGGGCAGCCAGGGCGGCATGGTGTTGGGGCCGGCGGAGGTGCGCGCTCACCTGATCGACGCGGCCCGCCCGTTCATCTTCGACACCGGCCTGGCCCCGGCCGCGGTGGGCGCCGCGCTGGCCGCCTTGCACGTGCTGCGAACCGAGGCGTGGCGGCCCGAGGCGGTGCTGCGGCATGCCCGCGAACTGGCCCGCATCTGCGACGTGGCCGTGCAGCCGCAGTCGGCGGTGGTATCGGTGATCCTGGGCGAGCCGGAGGTCGCGCTGGCCGCCGCGACCGCCTGCCTGGACGCGGGGGTGCGGGTGGGCTGCTTCCGGCCCCCGACCGTGCCCGCCGGGACCTCACGGTTGCGGCTCTCGGCGCGCGCTTCCCTGGATGCCGCCGAGTTGGACGTGGCACGCCGAGTGCTGACCGACGTTCTTGCCGTGGCGCGCCGTTGACCGTCCTCGCCGTCACGGGTACCGGCACGGGGATTGGTAAGACGGTCGCTGTCGCGGCGCTGGCCTGTCACGCTCGTCAGGCCGGGATCGACGTCGCCGTGTGCAAACCCGTTCAGACCGGGACGGACTCCGGTGACGACGATCTCGCCGAGGTCGCTCGGCTGTCGGGGGTGACCGAGATCGCCGGGCTGGCGCGATATCCGCGGCCATTGGCACCGGTCGCCGCGGCCGAGCAGGCCGGGATGGCGCTGCCCACTCGTGACCAGATGCTGCGGCTCATCCGCGACCTGGACCGCCCGGGCCGGCTCATCCTGGTTGAGGGCGCCGGCGGGCTGCTGGTCGAACTCGCCGATGCCGGCGTGACCCTGCGCGATCTCGCCGTCGACCTGAGTGCCGCGGTTCTCGTCACCGTCAGCGCGGAACTGGGTACCCTGAACCATACCGCACTTACACTGGAATCCATTGCTGGAAAACAACTTTCATGCGCCGGTGTGGTGATCGGCAGTTGGCCGCGGCAGCCAGGCTTGGTGGAGACCTCGAACCGGTCGGCCCTGGACCGGCTGGCAGCGGTGCGGGCCGCGCTGCCCGCCGGGGCGGGCTCGATGAACGCCGACGATTTCGCGGCGATGAGCGCCGCGGCGTTCGACCGTGACTGGGTGAACTCGCTGGTGCGCTGATGGTGCACTCGATCGAGCTGTTCTTCGACCGCGATACCGAGGCCGCGGTCCGCCGGATCTGGCAAGAGCTGGCCGGCGCCGGGATCCCCAGCCAGGCTCCGGCCAGCCGTCCGCACGTCACGCTGGCGGTCGCCGAAAGCATCGCGACCGACGTCGACGAGCTGCTGCGTCCGGTGACCAAACGTCTTCCGCTGAGCGCATTGATCGGTGCACCGGTGCTGTTCGGCCGCACCGGCGCCGTGTTCGCCCGGCTGTTGGTGCCGAGCGGCGAACTACTGGCGCTGCACGCCGAGGTGCACCGACTGTGCCGTCCCTATCTGGCGCCCGCACCGATGGCCAACAGCCTGCCCGGCCAGTGGACCGCACACGTCACGCTGGCCCGCCGCGTCGGTGGCGCCCAGCTGGGACGGGCGCTGCGCATCGCCGGCCGGCCCTCGCAGATCGAGGGGAGCTTCGCGGGCTTGCGCCGCTGGGATGGCGACAAGCGGGTCGAGTATCCGCTCGGTTGATCCCGTTGCATTCGGGTCGGCGGGCGTAACGCCACTGCGATTCTGGCCCTCACATTTCGCAGTGGCGTTACGTGCGCGAGCCGTCAGTCGGGGATGTGGTCGAATTCGTCGGGGTTGGGACCGGTGCGGCCCGACTCGCCGCGGTCGAGGCCGCCGATGTCATCCATCTCGGCGTCGGTCAACTCGAAGTCGAAGATCTCGAAGTTCGCCTGCATCCGCTCACGTCGCACCGACTTGGGGAACACGATGTCGCCGCGCTGGATGTGCCAGCGCAGCACCGCCTGTGCCGGCGTCTTACCGTGCGCCTCGGCGACGCGGGTGATCACCTCGTCGTCGAGCACCTTGCCCTGCGCTATCGGCGACCACGCCTCGGTCGCGATCCCGTGCTGGCTGCCGTAGGCGCGCACCTCGTCGTTGGCGAAGTATGGGTGCACCTCGATCTGGTTGACGGCGGGCACCGTCTCCGAATCCTCCGCCAGCCGCTTCAGGTGCGGTACCTGGAAATTCGACACGCCGATGCTGCGCGCCCTGCCCTGCTTGGCGAACTCCTCCAGCACGCCCCACGTGGACACGAAGTCGCCGTCGTAGAGGGTGGGCAGCGGCCAGTGGATCAGGAACAGGTCGACGTAATCAGAACCCAGCGCGCTCAGCGTGGCGTCGAACGCGCGGCGGGCGTCGTCGGGCCGGTGGTAGCCGTTGTTGAGTTTGCTCGTGACGAACACGTCGCCGCGGTCCAGCCCGGCGTCGCGGATGCCCTGGCCGACGCCCTTCTCGTTGCCGTACATCTCAGCGGTGTCGATGTGGCGGTAGCCGACCTCCAGTGCGGACCGGACAGCGGCGGCGGTCTCGTCGGGCTTGATCTGGAAGACGCCGAAGCCCGACTGGGGGATGGCGTTGCCGTCGTTGAGCTTGATCGACGGGACGGAATTCATCTGGTTGGCCTCCTGCGGCTTCGTGAAATGCGGCCTGTAAGGGCCTGCCCGCGGGTACGGGCCGACAAACGTCTGAGGCGGGCGCACTCGGACGCCGGTATCGACGCTAGCGCGCAGCTCAGCTATCCGCCGAAGATCAAGTACAGGCCGGTGAACGTGTAGCCGACCATGACCAGCATCATGGTGAGCTGCCCGGTGAGCTGATGGCCGGGCGGCAACAGCCGCAGCGCTTTGTCGTGCGCCGCGATCACCGCGACGATGTGCCCGGACACCACGCAGGCCACCTTGATTCCGGCCAGCACCGGCGGGTGCTGGGACAACACGTAAGCCACCTGCTGATGCGCCAGCCCCAACGGATTCCAGCCCCGACCGAACGGATCGGCGAGCGCGATCACCGCCTGCTGCCCGCGTTCCACCAAATAGGACAGGTAGTGCGCGAAGATGTAACCCACCACGATCGGGATCAGCGAGTGTGCCAGCTGGCCGGGCAAGGCGCGACGCTGCTCGCGGTCCACACCGCCGGTTGCCCGGGCCGCGAGCGAAAAGGTCCCTGCGACAACCGAAATGAAAACGAGCAGCCCGACGGTCCGCAGCGCGGACGACGACAGTCCGTTCGGCACACCGCGCACCAGCCGGGACAGCTGATCGGCGAAGCCGCGCCAGCTCGGCGACGACGAGTAGCTGTCGAACGCCGTCGACCCGAGCAACACCGCCAGCAGCGCGACCACACCGGGCCGCACCGGCAGCGACGGCAGATGGTCGAACGGGTTGCCGATGACGATCTGGCCGGTCGTCGTCGAGCGCCGAAACGGGGACAGCCGCGACACCGCCATGCTGTACACGCCGAACGGATCGGCCCTGGCCAGCCAGCGCTGCCCGCACAGCCACGCCCCGACCAGCGACACGACCGCGTAGACGAGCAGCCAGGCCCGCACCCAGGGCAGCGACGCGGAGTTGGGGCTCGCCAGTTCCAGCCAGACGAACGCGAACAGCCCCACCGCGGCCGGCCGATAGCCCCAGCTTTGCGGATAGGACCGGCGCGGGCGGCTCAGCCGTTCCGGCGCGGCGCGCCGCAGCAACAGGTACACGGTGCGCATCGGTGAGAGCACTCGCCAGACCGGCCCGAACGCCAGCGACAGCGCGACCAGCCCGACCCACAGCAGCACGTAGAACGCCCCGAGCAGGCCGTTGGCTTGCGTTTGCGGACCAAAGATTCCGGCCAGCACAACCCACACCGCGAAGCCCAGCGCCAACGCCGCCATCGTCCAGCGCGTGACGCGCGCGTCGACCAGCGTCGTCACCCACGCGGGCAGCGGGTGGCCGGGCGCATCCGGATCGAACCGCGGTCGCCGCCACGCAAAGGCCACCAACGCGAACGTGAACGTCAACGCCCATGCCGCACCGACCATCGCGTACGCGTAGGGCACGGGAAGATCGCTCGACCCGCCCAGGCCGTGCGCCAGCACCGCCGTCACGGCACGACTGAAATGGTCGCTATCGTGCGGTCCAGGTGATGGAGCTCCACGTCGACATTGCCGGGGACGTTGACGCTGAACTGAAAGACTTGGTTGGGTCTAGCCGCGACCTGGAACGTGTGGTCGGGCACCGAATGCACATGCAGCTCATCGGTAGCGTCGCTGGTGACGTGCAGGGTGATCTGCTGCTTGACCTTCGCCTGCAGCATCGCGTTGGTCGGGGTGACCTGACCGTGGGCGATGGTGACGTCAATGTTCACCGCGCCGGTGGGAGCCTGTCCCGGCGAACCGCCGCAGGCGATCAAGCCGCACATCAGCACCGTCACCCACGTCGCAATAAGCCTGCCGCGCAACGTCATCGCCTCAGGCCGCTCGCGGGAGTAGTTGTTTTTCCTCCGCCGGTTCCGGCGCGGACAGCGCATTGTTAATACGGCCCGCGCCCCACGTCAGGCCGGCGATGACCATCAGCGTCAGGATCAGCACGACGATCGAACCGGCGTTGTAGAGCCAGCCAGGGGCGTTCTGGTCGCGTTCACGCTGCAGGATGGTGATCTCGTGTACGAACGGCCGGTCGGTCGAGGACAGGGCGGGGACCTCGGCCGCGGGAATGGCGTCATCGGCGGGTTCGTAGATCGGTACGCCCGTCATCGTGTAGCCGTCTTGAATCCGCAGCAGCGTCTTCCACGATCCCCAGACTGGGACCGGCTGGGTGGACCGGAAATGGCCCGGGCCCACTTTTTCGAGCCGGTCGATCACCAGGCCGCGCTGGTTTTGCATCCGGCCCTGCCATGACAGAATTGTCACCCAATCCGGCTGCGGATCAACCATATTGGGCGGTGCCAGTTGCACGTCGGCGGACACCATGCGCTGCCCGGGGGCACTGGGCAACTCGGTCAGTGTGATCGCGGCCTTGCCTTGTTCGGGCACCACAATATGCAGGCCGTTGGCCACCGCGCCGCCGATCACCACCACGGTCGCCACGACCACCGAGATGCCGATCGAGCGGCGTGGCAGCCGTTGCCCGGTCAGCACCATGCCGAACAACGCGCCGCAGGTCCCGGACAGCACCCCCACGGGTACCGACATGGCCAGGGCCTCGCCCCACATGCTGACCGGCCACGGGTAGTGATAGACCGCTGAAATCCACAGCGACTCCAGCCACAGTCCGGCCGTCGCTACGGCAAGGCCGGAGACGGCACCAAAAGCGATGGGGCGCTTGAGAAGCGGAGTCAGGGCTACCAGTTCGACCACGAGCGCGGGGCCCAGATAAAGCGGGAACCAGTTGATCGGGGCGCCCAGGATGGGGCCCACCAGTAATGCCACCACCCCACGCAGCGCGACGGCGAACAAGGCGGCGATGATCGCCGCGCCGCGACCCATGGTGACGCGGGCGGCGATGGCCGCCAGAGCGGCCGCGAATGCGATCATCATCGGCTGCAACACCAGACGGAATTGCTCAACGCCGAAGTCGTATTCGATCTGATAGACCGACAGGCCGATGAACATCCCGCCGAATGACAGGTAACGCAGGAAGGTGATGAAGGCGCCTCGCACGGCCTCTGTGGCTTTCAAGGCCTGCTCGGCCTCGCCTTCGTGCTCCAGCATCAGCACCGCGAACAGGGAAAAGCAGGCGCCGCCAATCATCATCAAATGCGTTGGGCCCCAAAGGGTGACGTCTTGCCCGAAGATCCGGTGCCAGATGTCGTCGAGTGGGAATCCGATCATGGCGTAGAGCCCGCAGCCGGCCATCAGCACGCCGCCGACCGGCGCGTACCAGGTGCGGGTGATGCGCACCGCCGCGGGCCCGGGCTTCTCGAACGGGATGACGATCGCGATCATGCCCGCCAGGAACACCCCGAACAGGCCGATGATGATGAAGTAGTGCGCCGGGTTGGCCAGCGGTCCGGGATCGCGGCCGTTTCCGATATGCCAGCTGACATCCCAGATGAAGCCGAACAGGGCGCAGATGATCGACGTCGTGAAAACCAGGACCGGCAGCGCCACCCAGCTAGGCCGGTGGAATATCTCGCCCAGCTTGTCGGCGGTCCGGGCCAACCAGGTGATGCGATGCGTGCGGTGCGCATAGCCCACCCACAACATCACCAAGGTGATCACCATCGCGGCGATCGACAGCCCGATCACCTGGCTGAGCCCGGCGCCGCGGGCCGACGGCTCCGCGAGAAGCGGTAATCCTGTTGACACCATTGTCATGTCCTCCCTACTGCGGCGGGCCGTCCCGGAAGATTTGCTCCAGCGAACACTTCTTACTGCCAGGTAGGTTCAAGATCCTGTGTGTAATGCCCCGATTGGGCGCCTGTCAATCACCTGTCTCATCGGGAGTTTTGGCCGACTCGGGGGAATCGTCGGTCCGGCCGGTGCGGCGGTCCCGCAGCGCGACGTACAAGACCACGCCGGCGACGATTACGGCCGGCATGAAGGCGGGCACCGCCAACACAATCCAGTGGTGTGCCAGGTACTCGACGTGCTGGGTAGCCATGGTGGTCGTGTACCCCCGCGGTCGTCATCTCCTGGGTCCCGGCTCGCCCACGTCGCGGCTGGGCACGCGCGGGCCGTTACCCTACTTTGAACACCGTTTCGTTCAGGCTGCCACGACGTTGTGGCGGATGTGACCGCAGACGCGGCGCGACAAAGATGCAGGGGAGTACTTGGTGACTCAAGCGGCAACTCGACCCACCACCGAAGCCGACCACGGGGCGGACATCCTGGCGGTGGCCCGCCGGCAGGTGCTCGACGGCGGCGAGGGACTGAGCCGGGATCAGGTCCTTGCGGTGCTGCAGCTGCCCGACGAGCGGCTCGAGGAGCTTCTGGCGCTGGCCCACGAGGTGCGGATGCTCTGGTGTGGCCCCGAGGTCGAGGTCGAGGGCATCATCAGCCTCAAAACCGGCGGCTGCCCCGAGGACTGTCATTTCTGCTCTCAGTCCGGGCTGTTCGCCTCGCCGGTGCGCAGCGCCTGGCTGGACATTCCGAGCCTGGTCGAGGCGGCCAAGCAAACCGCCAAGTCGGGTGCCACCGAATTCTGCATCGTGGCCGCCGTGCGTGGCCCGGACAAACGGCTGATGTCGCAGGTCGCAGCCGGTATCGAGGCGATTCGCAACGAGGTCGAGATCAACGTCGCCTGTTCGCTGGGCATGCTGACCCCCGAGCAGGTTGACGAGCTCGCCGCGATGGGCGTGCACCGCTACAACCACAATTTGGAGACCGCCCGATCGTTCTTCACCAACGTCGTCACCACCCACACCTGGGAAGAGCGCTGGCAGACGTTGACGATGGTGCGCGACGCGGGCATGGAGGTGTGCTGCGGCGGCATCCTCGGCATGGGCGAGACGATCGAGCAGCGCGCGGAATTCGCCGCCGAGCTTGCGGAACTCAATCCCGATGAGGTGCCGCTGAACTTCCTCAACCCGCGGCCCGGCACGCCGTTCGGCGACCTCGAGCTGATGCCGGTCAGCGAAGCGCTGAAGTCGGTGGCCGCATTCCGGCTGGCATTGCCGCGCACCATGCTCCGGTTCGCCGGTGGCCGGGAGATCACGCTGGGCGACCTCGGCGCCAAACAGGGCATCCTGGGCGGCATCAACGCCGTGATCGTCGGAAACTACCTGACCACACTGGGCCGTCCCGCCGAATCCGACCTCGAACTGCTCGAGGATCTGCAGATGCCGATCAAGGCGCTCAATGCAAGCCTCTGAGCCGGCCGGTAACGGCTAGGTTGGAGTCTTGTGCTTGGGGATCTGGGTGCTCCGGTCAACGCCGGCGTCTACAACGTCTACACCGGAGAATTGGGGGGTACCACCGTGCCCACCGCGGCTCAGCTGGGCCTTGAACCGCCGCGCTTCTGCGCCGAGTGCGGGCGCCGGATGATCGTCCAGGTTCGCCCCGACGGCTGGCGGGCGCGCTGCTCGCGGCACGGCGAGGTGGACTCGGTGGACCTGGAGCCTCAGCGGTGACCGAACCCGGGTCGCCCGTGGCGCCCGAGCCGGCCGGTCGCGCCGCCCAGTCTCGGGGACGCGCGATTTTCCTTGCGACACTTGGACTCTCGGCGACCGGGGTGTTGGTCGGCGGCCTCTGGGCTTGGATGGCCCCGCCGATCCATTTGGTGGTGGCGATGACTCGCTCCGGCGAGCGGGTGCACGAGTACCTGGGCACCGAATCCCAGCATTTCTTTGACGTGCCCTGCCTGATGCTGGGTCTATTGACGGTGCTCGCGGTCGTCGCGCCGGTGCTGGCGTGGCAGTGGCGCCGGCTTCGGGGACCGGGCATGGTCATCGGGCTGACGGCCGGCATGATCGGCGCCGCCGCGGTCGCCTCCGGGGTGGGGGCGGTGCTGGTCGTGCTGCGCTATGGCGCGCTGGACGTCGACAAGGTGCCGCTGCTGGGCAGCCCTGCGGTGTCCTACGTCGTCGAGGCGCCGCCGGTGTTCTTCGGGCCTGGGCCGCTGCAGATCGCCACCACGTTGCTGTGGCCCGCCGCCGTCGCGGCGCTGGTATACGCCCTGCTGGCGGCCGGAAGCGCGCACGACGACCTGGGCAGCTCCGCGCCTACCGGTCGGGCGTCGCACGTCTTGCCGATGGAGCCCGAAGCCTCCGTCTCATAGCGGGCGGCGACGGATCTTGCGTCCGGTGACGACCTTGGCCGCGATGACGCCGAGCCGGAGCATCCCCGCGTAAGTGATCGGGTTGAACGCCGTCGGCCAGACAGTCCTGATCAGATGGTCCCTCAATGGCCGGCGGGCGAAGCGGTCGGTGAGCCAGCGCAGCGCCATCGGCGCCGACAGCGGGTGCAGCAGCGCGTGCTCGTTGAACGCGTCACGGTGGTAGCTGACGTCGGCGCCGCCGGCCGAGTAGGCGTCGGCCAGCGCGTCGATGTCGTGCACGTCGATCAGGTAGTCGTAGACGGCCTGCACGATCAGCACCGGCGGTGCCGGCGTCGCGACGCCCAGCTTGATGCTGTCGAAGACGTGTGACACCTCGGGTGACGACAGGATGTCCTCGAGCGGTTCGTCGAGGTAGTCGCCCATGTTCTTGCCGGCCATCCGCAGGATCGCGCCCACCGTCGTCATCTGTTCCAGGCGGTCCAGCAGGTCGCGCCCTTCGGCGTCGGTGTGCTCCTTGATGACGCGGTCCAGCTCGGGGTAGACGTGCGCGAGCGCGGCGACCACCATCGCGGGCAACCCCGCGAAGAAACCGCCGTTGAGCCGGCGGAAGGTGTGGCCCAAATCGCCGACGGGCGATCCCAGCACCGCCCCGACGATGTCCAGCTCGGGCGCGTAGTCGGCGCACATTTCGGCGGCCCAGGCGCTGGCCAGCCCGCCGCCGGAGTACCCCCACAGCCCGATCGGCGCCGACGGCGACAACGCGAGCTGCTGGGAGTTCAGGGCGGCGCGGATGCCGTCCAGGACGCGGTAGCCGGGTTCGTACGGCGCTCCCCACATACCCAGCAGGCCTTCATGGTCGGGCACCGACACC
The DNA window shown above is from Mycobacterium sp. Aquia_216 and carries:
- a CDS encoding adenosylmethionine--8-amino-7-oxononanoate transaminase, translated to MPAARSGLTPEQISAIDAAHLWHPYSTIGGEAVAPVVAVGAHGAWLTLIRDGRSVEVLDAMSSWWTAIHGHGHPVLDAALAAQLSSMNHVMFGGLTHEPAARLAQLLVEITPAGLETVFFSDSGSVSVEVAVKMALQYWRSRGQPGKHRLMTWRGGYHGDTFTPMSVCDPDGGMHSLWTDILAAQVFAPQVPREYDAGYSAAFEEQLAGHATELAAVVVEPVVQGAGGMRFHDPDYLRDLRDICRRHQVLLIFDEIATGFGRTGELFAADHAGVSPDIMCVGKALTGGYLSLAATLCTTDIAHTISSGEAGALMHGPTFMANPLACAVSVASVEVLLGQDWRARVADIATGLVAGLEPARALPGVTDVRVCGAIGVIECAGPVDLAVATPAALDHGIWLRPFRNLVYAMPPYICGPGEIAQITSAMVEVSRIAASRSL
- a CDS encoding 8-amino-7-oxononanoate synthase; the protein is MKASQQAPIQVSPLAWLEAVEQQRRQAGLRRSLRPRPAVATELDLASNDYLGLSQHPDVIDGGVAALRIWGAGATGSRLVTGDTELHQQFEAELADYVGAAAGLLFSSGYTANLGTVVGLSGPGSLLVSDAHSHASLVDACRLSRARVVVTPHRDVDAVDASLRARDEERAVVVTDSVFSADGALAPLRELHDVCRRHRALLIVDEAHGLGVRGGGRGLLYELGMAGAPDVVMTTTLSKALGSQGGMVLGPAEVRAHLIDAARPFIFDTGLAPAAVGAALAALHVLRTEAWRPEAVLRHARELARICDVAVQPQSAVVSVILGEPEVALAAATACLDAGVRVGCFRPPTVPAGTSRLRLSARASLDAAELDVARRVLTDVLAVARR
- the bioD gene encoding dethiobiotin synthase, translating into MTVLAVTGTGTGIGKTVAVAALACHARQAGIDVAVCKPVQTGTDSGDDDLAEVARLSGVTEIAGLARYPRPLAPVAAAEQAGMALPTRDQMLRLIRDLDRPGRLILVEGAGGLLVELADAGVTLRDLAVDLSAAVLVTVSAELGTLNHTALTLESIAGKQLSCAGVVIGSWPRQPGLVETSNRSALDRLAAVRAALPAGAGSMNADDFAAMSAAAFDRDWVNSLVR
- a CDS encoding 2'-5' RNA ligase family protein, translated to MVHSIELFFDRDTEAAVRRIWQELAGAGIPSQAPASRPHVTLAVAESIATDVDELLRPVTKRLPLSALIGAPVLFGRTGAVFARLLVPSGELLALHAEVHRLCRPYLAPAPMANSLPGQWTAHVTLARRVGGAQLGRALRIAGRPSQIEGSFAGLRRWDGDKRVEYPLG
- a CDS encoding aldo/keto reductase translates to MNSVPSIKLNDGNAIPQSGFGVFQIKPDETAAAVRSALEVGYRHIDTAEMYGNEKGVGQGIRDAGLDRGDVFVTSKLNNGYHRPDDARRAFDATLSALGSDYVDLFLIHWPLPTLYDGDFVSTWGVLEEFAKQGRARSIGVSNFQVPHLKRLAEDSETVPAVNQIEVHPYFANDEVRAYGSQHGIATEAWSPIAQGKVLDDEVITRVAEAHGKTPAQAVLRWHIQRGDIVFPKSVRRERMQANFEIFDFELTDAEMDDIGGLDRGESGRTGPNPDEFDHIPD
- the bioB gene encoding biotin synthase BioB translates to MTQAATRPTTEADHGADILAVARRQVLDGGEGLSRDQVLAVLQLPDERLEELLALAHEVRMLWCGPEVEVEGIISLKTGGCPEDCHFCSQSGLFASPVRSAWLDIPSLVEAAKQTAKSGATEFCIVAAVRGPDKRLMSQVAAGIEAIRNEVEINVACSLGMLTPEQVDELAAMGVHRYNHNLETARSFFTNVVTTHTWEERWQTLTMVRDAGMEVCCGGILGMGETIEQRAEFAAELAELNPDEVPLNFLNPRPGTPFGDLELMPVSEALKSVAAFRLALPRTMLRFAGGREITLGDLGAKQGILGGINAVIVGNYLTTLGRPAESDLELLEDLQMPIKALNASL
- the bsaP gene encoding biotin synthase auxiliary protein BsaP, producing MLGDLGAPVNAGVYNVYTGELGGTTVPTAAQLGLEPPRFCAECGRRMIVQVRPDGWRARCSRHGEVDSVDLEPQR